Part of the Flavobacterium sp. KS-LB2 genome is shown below.
AACATCCGGAAACCTTGGAGGTTCAACTAATGTGGTTATACGTGGTAATAAATCTATTGGCGGAAATAACCAAGCGTTATTCGTAGTTGATGGTGTACCCGTTGACAACAACAACACAAACTCTTCAACTCAAAGAGCAGGTGGTGGAGGTTACGATTACGGTAATGCCGCATCAGATATCAATCCTGACGATATCGAATCTATCAACGTTCTAAAAGGTGCAGCTGCTACAGCACTTTATGGTTCTCGCGCTTCTAATGGTGTGATAATGATTACTACAAAAAAAGGGAAAAGTCAAAAAGGTATTGGTGTTACAATCAATTCTAGCTTAACTTTAGGAACTGCTGACAAAACAACACTTCCAAGATACCAAAACAAATACGGAGCTGGTTATGGACCATACTATGATGACGAATCTGGTTACTTCTTCTTAGCAGATGTAAATGGTGACGGTATTGACGATTTGACTACCCCATTTACTGAAGATGCTTCTTATGGAGCTGCATTTGACCCAACAAAATTAGTTTACCAATGGAATTCTATTTATCCACAATTAAAAGATACATACGGTAAAGCTACTCCATGGGTTGCTGGAAAGAACAATCCAAATTATGTATGGCAAACTGCTGCAACCACTGTAAACTCTGTATCACTAGATGGAGGAACTGATAAAAGTTCATTCCGTTTAGGATTTACTAACTTAATCCAAGAAGGTAACTTACCTAATGGAAGTATCAAAAGAAATAGTATTAACTTTTCTGGATCACAAGAATTATCTGATAATTTAAAAGTATCTACTACTTTTAACTATGTAAAAACAGATGGTAAAGGAAGAAACGGAACTGGATATAGTGCGCAAAACGTTATGCAACAGTTCAGACAATGGAACCAAATGAACGTTGACTTCAAAGAACAAGAAGCGGCATATTTCTTAACAAGAGAAAACATAACTTGGAACCCTAACAGCATAGACAATTTAAGACCAATATACTCTGACAACCCGTACTGGACATTCTATGAAAACTATCAAAACGATACAAGATCAAGATATTTTGGTAATGTTGCTTTAGACAACAAACTTACAAGTTGGTTAAGTGTTATGGCTAGATTTTCATTTGACACGTATGCATCAATACAAGAAGAAAGAACTGCAGTAGGAAGTTCTGACGTATCTAGATATGGAAGAACAAACAACAATAGATCAGAGTACAACTATGATTTAATGTTAAACTTCAACAAAAATATTACTGAAAAATTAAACATAGAAGGTAATATTGGTTGGAACTTAAGAAAAAATACTGCTAATAGCATTAGTGCTCAAACCAATGGTGGTTTAAACTTAGCTAGATTATATGCACTTTCAAACAGCGTTAATCCAATTGAAGCTCCGTTAGAATACGATGCAGTTAAAATGGTTGACGGTGAGTATATTAGAGCTAGCTTAGGATATGATAACTTCGCATATGTGGAAGGTTCATTCAGAACTGACCGTTCTTCAACATTACCTAAAAATGACAATCGTTATGGTTACTACTCAGTAACTGGAAGTTTGGTGTTCTCTGAATTACTAAAAGCTGATTGGTTATCATTTGGTAAAGCCAGAGCAAACTACGCTGAAGTAGGAAGCGATACTGATCCTTACAATGTATTTAATACGTATGCTATTGGTTCTCCTTTTAATGGAAATGGAATAGCATCCAATCCGACAGTCAAGCCAAACGAAAACTTAAAACCTGAAAGATCTAAAAGTACTGAATTTGGTCTTGAGATGCAATTTTTCAAAAAACGTTTAGGATTTGATGTTTCATACTACAAAACTATAACTGAAGATCAAATTACAAGCATTCCGTTATCTAACTCTACTGGATATTCTGCAGCAGTATTAAATGCTGGAACTGTACAAAACAAAGGGTTTGAGGTACAGTTGAACGCAACACCAATAAAGTTAGATTCGTTTAAATGGGACATGAACTTAAACTGGACTAAAAATGAAAGCTTAGTTGTTGAATTATTAAATGGTATCGACAATTTACAATTAGCATCACTACAAGGTGGAATTTCAATAAACGCTACTCCAGGGCAGCCTTATGGAACTATTAGAGGAAGTGACTTTATCTACGCTGATAATGGTCAACGTATAGTAAATCAAACAAACGGGCGATACAACAGAACAACCGCTAACAATATCGTAATTGGAGACATCAATCCAGATTGGAAAGCAGGTTTAAACAACAGTATAACTTACAAAAATTTCAATTTAAGTTTCTTACTTGATATGCAAAAAGGTGGAGATGTTTTCTCTCTTGACACTTGGTATGGTTATGCTACAGGTATGTATGATTTCTCTGCTGCAAACAACGACTTAGGAAATCCTGTTCGTAATCCAATTGTAGGAACTGCTGGAAATTATGGCGCAACAAGTGGTGGTATCATATTAAATGGTGTAGCTCCTGATGGAAGTAAAAATGAAGTAAGAACCGACATGAGTAATTATGCAAACGCATTAGGTTACGTTCGAGCGCCTAACAAACTTCACGTTTATGACGCAAGTTATATTAAATTACGTGAAGCTAGTATTACGTATAATTTAGATACTAAATATCTGAAAAAACTACCATTCACAAATGTTACATTATCTGTGATTGGAAGAAACTTATGGATTATCCATAAAAACACACCTTACGCTGATCCAGAAGCTGGTTTGAGTTCAGGAAATGTTCAAGGATACCAATCAGGTGCATATCCTTCAATAAGAGAAATTGGTGGAAGTCTTAAATTACAGTTTTAAAAAAAAACAATATGAAAAAATTAATATTAACAGCTCTTACTGTTTTTGCTTTTGTATCGTGTCAATCAGATGACCAATATGAAAACTACAATAGAGATACGAAAAACCCTACGCAGGTTAATGCCGGTTTCCTTTTTAACTCTGCAACAAAAAGTTTGTTCGATCAAATGACAAGTACTAATGTAAACACTAATATCTTTAGATTATTAGGGCAGCATTGGACAGAAACAACTTATGTTGACGAAGCAAATTACGATTTTAATACTCGTAGTATTACTGCCTCTCAATGGAATGAGCTTTACAGAGATGTTTTATTGGATTTAAAGTCTGCTAAAACAATTACTGATGCTGATGCTGGATTATCTGCTGCTCAGAAAAAAACAAGAAATGCTCAAATTGAAATTCTATCTGTATATGCATGGGCAAATTTAGTAGAGAATTTTGGTGATATTCCATATTCACAAGCATTAAGTCCGGGTGAATTCGCTTTACCAACTTACGATAAAGCTGAAACAGTTTATACTGATCTTATAAAACGTTTAACAGCTGCTATACCTGATTTAACTGATGAGGGGTTTGGTTCTGTTGATCCAATTTATTCAGGAAATACAGCAAATTGGAAAAAATTTGGAAATTCTTTATTATTAAGAATGGGAATTCGTGTTGCTGACGTAACAACTATGAGTGCCGTTTCACAAACTGCAATTAAAGCAGCGGTTGCCGGTGGTGTTTTCACATCGAACGCTGATAATGCAGAATTAGAATATGCCTCATCTTCTCCAAACACAAACCCTGTTTGGGTAGATTTAGTTCAATCTGGAAGATCTGATTTTGTTGTTGCAAACACATTAGTAGATGAAATGAATGCTTTAAATGATCCTAGAAGAACAAGCTATTTTGATGAGAACTTAGGAGTTGGTGTATTTGAAGGTGGTCCTTATGGTGACAACAATTCATACACAAGATATACACATGTAAGCAATAGAATTGTTGACCCTTCAAACCCAGCAAGCTTAATTGATTACGCTGAAGTTTCTTTTTATTTAGCTGATGCTGCTGAGCGTTCTATTTCTGGAACTCCAGTTGCAGCTCCAGGTTTTTATAACCAAGGAATTACTGCTTCATTTGACTATTGGGGTACTACAGGTGTAACTGCTTACTTGGCAAATCCAAATGTAAACTATGCTACTGCTCCAGGTACTTGGAAAGTTAAAATTGGTAAGCAATTATGGTTAGCCATGTACAACAGAGGTTACGAAGCATGGACAGCTTGGAGACAATATGACTTTCCAGGATTTAATAAACCTGCAGTTTCTGAAGCTGATGTTCCAACAAGATTGACTTATCCATTAGCTGAGCAAAACTTAAACACAGTGAACTACAATGCTGCTACAACATCAATTGGAGGAGACAAACAAACAACAAAATTATTTTGGGATAAATTCTAATTATTCCTTAATTCTAATATTAAAAACCATCCCATTTTTTGGGGTGGTTTTTTTTTATATCTTTGCACCATGGAAAAAGAACATCAAATATTTGGGATTAGAGCGATAATCGAAGCAATACAAGCGGGTGCAACTGTAGACAAAGTCTATATTCAAAAGGAAGCTAGTAGCGAACTAATGAAAGACTTGATGAAAGTGATGAAGCGTGGCAACATTAACTTTTCTTATGTTCCCGTTGAAAAACTAAATAGATTGACACCGAATAACCATCAAGGTGCCGTAGCGACTATATCCCCTATTTCATTTTTCGATTTAGAATCACTAATTGAATCGGTGCAAGAAAACGGAAAAAAACCATTGTTCTTAATTTTAGATCAAATATCTGATGCACGTAATTTTGGTGCTATCATCAGAACTGCGGAGTGTACTGGCGTTAATGGCATAATCGTTCAAAAAGCGGGTTCAGCCCCAGTGAATGGTGATACAGTAAAAACATCTGCCGGAGCAGTTTTCAACATTCCAATTTGTAAAGTAGAACACATCAAGGACGCCATTTTTCTTTTACAAGCAAGCGGTATTAAAACCGTAGCTGCAACCGAAAAAACAGATCAGAATATTTATGATATCTCTTTAAACGAACCCGTTGCAATCATTATGGGATCTGAAGATCGAGGTGTGAACCCATCAGTTTTAAAAATAGTAGACGAAAAAGCTAAACTTCCTATGTTTGGAACTATCGGATCATTGAATGTATCGGTAGCTTGCGGTGCTTTCTTATACGAAGCGGTAAGACAACGATCATAAGGTTTTAATATATTCTTTATAATAATACTTAAAAGGAATCAAGACTTAGGTTTTGATTCCTTTTTTTCATTTCTAATAATATGATAATTTACAGGATAATTGGAAGTATAATATGACAACAATTCCAGTTGTTCTTCTATTTCTTCGATTTCTGGTAGGTTGACAAAATTTCCACTTTCATCAAAACGCTGCATAAATTTATCTTCAGAAGGATCAAAATCAGGATGTTCCCAATCGTATTTTAGTATTTTCTTGTACTCTGGCGTTTTATAAACTAACGAAAGAAAGAATCCCGTAAGTAATCCTCCCAAATGACCTTCCCAAGAAATTGATTTATTTCCGGTTATCTCAGGACTTGGAAAAACATACCAAACTAAGCCACCATAAACAACTATGACTGCAAGTGATAAGGCCACTAGTCTATTGTATTTAGTTTGTATCCCTTTAAAAAAAACGAAACTAAATAGTACATAAATAAGTCCACTTGCTCCAATGTGGTAATTGTCTCTACCAATAATCCAAGTGATACACCCAGAAAATAAAATTCCATACACAACAACCTTTAGCGATTGTTCTGCATAAAAAAATTGTAAAGCAGCCAATAAAATCAACAGCGGAATAGAATTATTATAAAGATGCTCTATGTCAGCATGAATGAATGGACTAAACAAAACACCTTGTAAACCAGAAAGAGTTCTCGGATAAATACCATTTTCGACAAAATCAAAATCAAATCGGATTTCGAGCCAAAAAATAAACCACAGGAATACCACAAAAAAAAGTGGCAACCCAATAACTGAATTGGTAAATTTAAAATGCTTTTCCATGAATAACGAGAAGTTTTATATTCTGGTTTTAATTCAAAAACTTATCCAAAAGCAATTTAATGCTATTTTGTCATAAAGGTTAATTCGTTAATTTGATTATTCGTTAAATCGGCAACTAGATTATGACTAAATTTGTAATCGGAAATTTATCGAATCAACGAATAACCAAATTACCGGTTAAACAAAAATGGAAGCACCACTTGCAGAACGCATACGACCACAAAAATTAGAAGACTACATAAGTCAATCCCACCTTGTAGGACCAAATGGATCATTGACGCAACAAATTGCAAAAGGAATCATCCCTTCATTAATATTTTGGGGACCACCGGGAACTGGAAAAACTACATTGGCACAAATTATTGCACAAGAATCAAAACGTCCCTTTTATATTTTGAGCGCCATCAATTCTGGTGTAAAAGATATTCGTGATGTGATTGAAAAAGCGAAGCAAAGCGGTGGTTTGTTTACCGCTAAAAATCCTATTTTATTTATTGATGAGATTCACCGTTTTAGCAAATCACAACAAGATTCTTTGCTGGCAGCAGTAGAAAAAGGTTGGATAACACTTATTGGCGCCACTACAGAAAACCCGAGTTTTGAAGTGATTCCTGCATTACTTTCCCGTTGTCAGGTTTATATTTTGAATGCTTTTACCAAAAAAGATTTAGAGTCTTTGCTGGAACGCGCCATGAAAACAGACGCTTATTTATCTACAAAAAATATTGTTTTAAGCGAAACAGAAGCATTACTGAGACTTTCCGGTGGCGATGGACGAAAGCTATTAAATATTTTTGAACTTGTCGTAAATGCGTCTAATGAAGACGAAATTATAATTACAAATGATCGTGTTTTTGCCTTGGTCCAACAAAATACCGTTTTGTATGACAAAACCGGCGAGCAACATTATGACATTGTTTCTGCTTTTATAAAATCAATTCGGGGAAGTGATCCAAATGGTGCTGTATATTGGCTCGCCCGAATGATTGAAGGTGGTGAAGACGTAAAATTTATTGCTCGAAGAATGCTTATTCTGAGTAGTGAAGACATAGGAAATGCAAATCCAACTGCTTTTATTATGGCTAATAATACTTTTCAGGCCGTGGCTACAATTGGATATCCAGAAAGTAGAATTATATTGAGCCAATGTGCCGTTTATTTAGCAACTTCTCCAAAGAGTAATGCTTCATACTTAGCTATTGGGAGCGCTCAACAAATAGTAAAACAAACTGGAGATTTACCGGTACCTATTCACTTACGCAATGCACCAACGAAATTAATGAAAGAATTAGGCTATGGTGAAGAATACAAATATTCACACGATTACAACAACAATTTTACTGAACAAGAATTTTTACCTGAGGCATTAAGCAAAACTCCAATTTATGTTCCTGGAAACAATTCCAGAGAAAATAGCATCCGGGAATTTCTTAAAAACCGTTGGAAAGATAAATACGGATATTAAATTTCATAAAAAAATGTCTTGATTTCTCGAGACATTTTTTTATGAAACTATTTTTAGCAACAGATTTCTGAAGCCTAAAACTTGACAGCTACTTTTTCAGACATTAATTTATCGTTTTGATAATATTCAAAATACCACTGATTTTCTTTTAAAATTAAAGAACCTTGTACCGAACCTTTAATGGCAATAAAGGAATTCGGTTGAGAAGTTTTTAACAACTTCATAACTACTTGTGGAGTATTATCAATCAATTGATATCCAGTAGCCGTTGCTTGTGCATATAGCAAATTAGAATCTACAATATCGCTAATTGGTTTACCCTCTGTAATAACTACTTTTTCAACCACTTTAGGAGAGGCTTGATTTTGAAGCATCATAGGTTGTGCAGGAGCCATAACACCACTATAAGTATAGTGTAGATCATAAATAGACTTGAATGCCTCGTTTAATGCTTCGGTATAAGCTAGCTTATATTCTTTCTCTTTACTTTTTCCTGTAATCGATTGGAATATTATTTTTCCATAACAATCTTTCAAGGTTATAAAAAGTTTTGTGGTCAAAAAACCATTTTCTTTTACCACATCAACATACAACAAACTACATCTTTCATTATATTCAGAGGATAAAGTTTCACTAGCATAAAACGAAACAAAACCAGCCTTGTTTAAGTTAAACTTTGTTAATGTATTTAAACGGAATTGATTCTCCCCATTAAGAAAATCATATTTCAAAGGAATTATTACTGCTTTGTAATCGTTAACAGATTGGGAATAAGAACAACCAACGACCAATAACAACAATACTAAGAATTGCTTTTTCATATCTATAAATATTTTTTTAGTTCTAATAAATGATTAATTTGTTTAATATTTTGTTCTATATGTATTTTACTTTCATTAAAAAAAATAGCGTCTAATCCAGCATTAAGTGCCCCCTGAACATCAGCCT
Proteins encoded:
- a CDS encoding SusC/RagA family TonB-linked outer membrane protein; its protein translation is MKLKFNGFLVLLIVLVAQLTFAQERAVSGVVSDNAGLPIPGVSVLVKGTNSGTQTDFDGKFSIKASPSQVLVFSYIGMKTQEITASSSTVNVKLASDALELEGVVVTALGIKREKKSLGYATQEVKGSAVSDVKSSNFVNSLSGKVAGLDIKTSGNLGGSTNVVIRGNKSIGGNNQALFVVDGVPVDNNNTNSSTQRAGGGGYDYGNAASDINPDDIESINVLKGAAATALYGSRASNGVIMITTKKGKSQKGIGVTINSSLTLGTADKTTLPRYQNKYGAGYGPYYDDESGYFFLADVNGDGIDDLTTPFTEDASYGAAFDPTKLVYQWNSIYPQLKDTYGKATPWVAGKNNPNYVWQTAATTVNSVSLDGGTDKSSFRLGFTNLIQEGNLPNGSIKRNSINFSGSQELSDNLKVSTTFNYVKTDGKGRNGTGYSAQNVMQQFRQWNQMNVDFKEQEAAYFLTRENITWNPNSIDNLRPIYSDNPYWTFYENYQNDTRSRYFGNVALDNKLTSWLSVMARFSFDTYASIQEERTAVGSSDVSRYGRTNNNRSEYNYDLMLNFNKNITEKLNIEGNIGWNLRKNTANSISAQTNGGLNLARLYALSNSVNPIEAPLEYDAVKMVDGEYIRASLGYDNFAYVEGSFRTDRSSTLPKNDNRYGYYSVTGSLVFSELLKADWLSFGKARANYAEVGSDTDPYNVFNTYAIGSPFNGNGIASNPTVKPNENLKPERSKSTEFGLEMQFFKKRLGFDVSYYKTITEDQITSIPLSNSTGYSAAVLNAGTVQNKGFEVQLNATPIKLDSFKWDMNLNWTKNESLVVELLNGIDNLQLASLQGGISINATPGQPYGTIRGSDFIYADNGQRIVNQTNGRYNRTTANNIVIGDINPDWKAGLNNSITYKNFNLSFLLDMQKGGDVFSLDTWYGYATGMYDFSAANNDLGNPVRNPIVGTAGNYGATSGGIILNGVAPDGSKNEVRTDMSNYANALGYVRAPNKLHVYDASYIKLREASITYNLDTKYLKKLPFTNVTLSVIGRNLWIIHKNTPYADPEAGLSSGNVQGYQSGAYPSIREIGGSLKLQF
- a CDS encoding SusD/RagB family nutrient-binding outer membrane lipoprotein; protein product: MKKLILTALTVFAFVSCQSDDQYENYNRDTKNPTQVNAGFLFNSATKSLFDQMTSTNVNTNIFRLLGQHWTETTYVDEANYDFNTRSITASQWNELYRDVLLDLKSAKTITDADAGLSAAQKKTRNAQIEILSVYAWANLVENFGDIPYSQALSPGEFALPTYDKAETVYTDLIKRLTAAIPDLTDEGFGSVDPIYSGNTANWKKFGNSLLLRMGIRVADVTTMSAVSQTAIKAAVAGGVFTSNADNAELEYASSSPNTNPVWVDLVQSGRSDFVVANTLVDEMNALNDPRRTSYFDENLGVGVFEGGPYGDNNSYTRYTHVSNRIVDPSNPASLIDYAEVSFYLADAAERSISGTPVAAPGFYNQGITASFDYWGTTGVTAYLANPNVNYATAPGTWKVKIGKQLWLAMYNRGYEAWTAWRQYDFPGFNKPAVSEADVPTRLTYPLAEQNLNTVNYNAATTSIGGDKQTTKLFWDKF
- the rlmB gene encoding 23S rRNA (guanosine(2251)-2'-O)-methyltransferase RlmB; the encoded protein is MEKEHQIFGIRAIIEAIQAGATVDKVYIQKEASSELMKDLMKVMKRGNINFSYVPVEKLNRLTPNNHQGAVATISPISFFDLESLIESVQENGKKPLFLILDQISDARNFGAIIRTAECTGVNGIIVQKAGSAPVNGDTVKTSAGAVFNIPICKVEHIKDAIFLLQASGIKTVAATEKTDQNIYDISLNEPVAIIMGSEDRGVNPSVLKIVDEKAKLPMFGTIGSLNVSVACGAFLYEAVRQRS
- a CDS encoding rhomboid family intramembrane serine protease; its protein translation is MEKHFKFTNSVIGLPLFFVVFLWFIFWLEIRFDFDFVENGIYPRTLSGLQGVLFSPFIHADIEHLYNNSIPLLILLAALQFFYAEQSLKVVVYGILFSGCITWIIGRDNYHIGASGLIYVLFSFVFFKGIQTKYNRLVALSLAVIVVYGGLVWYVFPSPEITGNKSISWEGHLGGLLTGFFLSLVYKTPEYKKILKYDWEHPDFDPSEDKFMQRFDESGNFVNLPEIEEIEEQLELLSYYTSNYPVNYHIIRNEKKESKPKS
- a CDS encoding replication-associated recombination protein A — encoded protein: MEAPLAERIRPQKLEDYISQSHLVGPNGSLTQQIAKGIIPSLIFWGPPGTGKTTLAQIIAQESKRPFYILSAINSGVKDIRDVIEKAKQSGGLFTAKNPILFIDEIHRFSKSQQDSLLAAVEKGWITLIGATTENPSFEVIPALLSRCQVYILNAFTKKDLESLLERAMKTDAYLSTKNIVLSETEALLRLSGGDGRKLLNIFELVVNASNEDEIIITNDRVFALVQQNTVLYDKTGEQHYDIVSAFIKSIRGSDPNGAVYWLARMIEGGEDVKFIARRMLILSSEDIGNANPTAFIMANNTFQAVATIGYPESRIILSQCAVYLATSPKSNASYLAIGSAQQIVKQTGDLPVPIHLRNAPTKLMKELGYGEEYKYSHDYNNNFTEQEFLPEALSKTPIYVPGNNSRENSIREFLKNRWKDKYGY